The following are encoded in a window of Pseudalgibacter alginicilyticus genomic DNA:
- a CDS encoding multidrug effflux MFS transporter has translation MQKPQHFKFEFVALMASLMSIVALSIDALLPALSQIANSIGITNPKDNQLLITMIFLGLGVGQLILGPLSDSFGRKPIVYIGFIIFIIASIICVTTQSFEMMIFGRLLQGVGLSSPRSISTSMIRDEFSGDYMAKILSIVVMFFILVPVVAPTLGQFLINFFSWESIFYFNLIFGILIMLWFWLRQPETLAKEKRITFSKHLFIDGSKEFFKHKQAVAFTIISGFIMGSFMVYLSTSQQIFQEQYNLVEMFPYIFASLAISIGLATYLNSQLVVKFGMFRISYLANLAYAFISILYVVLFWSGTNPSIYVLVSFFALQFFAVGFLFGNLRALAMQPLGHIAGIGAALNGFLSTIMAVPIANYIGNFVTNSVLPLFIGFSFFGVLSVLVFMILKRQNKLIRA, from the coding sequence ATGCAAAAACCACAACATTTCAAATTTGAATTTGTAGCTCTAATGGCTTCATTAATGTCTATTGTAGCGCTGTCTATTGATGCTTTACTTCCAGCCTTGTCACAAATTGCAAACTCTATTGGTATAACAAACCCCAAAGACAACCAATTATTAATAACCATGATTTTTTTAGGTTTAGGTGTTGGACAGCTTATCTTAGGACCTTTATCAGATAGTTTTGGTAGAAAACCCATTGTTTATATAGGTTTTATCATATTTATAATTGCGAGCATTATTTGTGTAACAACTCAAAGTTTTGAAATGATGATTTTTGGCAGACTACTACAAGGTGTTGGTCTATCTTCTCCAAGAAGTATTAGTACTTCTATGATTCGAGATGAATTTAGTGGCGATTATATGGCTAAAATTTTGTCTATAGTTGTTATGTTTTTTATTTTAGTTCCTGTAGTGGCTCCTACTTTAGGTCAGTTTTTAATAAACTTTTTTAGTTGGGAATCTATATTTTATTTTAATCTGATTTTTGGGATTCTTATTATGCTTTGGTTTTGGTTACGCCAACCAGAGACGTTGGCTAAAGAAAAACGTATAACTTTTTCAAAACATCTTTTTATTGATGGATCAAAAGAGTTTTTTAAACATAAACAAGCTGTTGCCTTTACTATTATTTCTGGTTTTATTATGGGGTCATTTATGGTGTATTTAAGTACCTCGCAACAAATTTTTCAAGAGCAATATAACCTTGTTGAAATGTTTCCATATATTTTTGCAAGCTTAGCTATATCCATTGGTTTAGCAACCTATTTAAACAGTCAGTTAGTGGTTAAATTTGGCATGTTTCGTATTTCATATTTAGCTAATTTGGCTTATGCATTTATTTCTATTTTATATGTCGTTTTATTCTGGTCTGGAACAAACCCTAGTATATATGTTTTAGTATCATTTTTTGCTTTACAATTTTTTGCCGTTGGTTTTCTATTTGGTAATTTAAGAGCATTGGCTATGCAACCTCTGGGACATATTGCTGGAATAGGAGCTGCTTTAAATGGCTTTTTATCAACCATTATGGCAGTCCCAATTGCAAACTACATTGGTAATTTTGTAACAAACTCGGTGCTTCCATTATTTATTGGGTTTTCCTTTTTTGGAGTGCTTTCTGTTTTAGTTTTTATGATTTTAAAACGACAAAACAAATTAATACGTGCCTGA
- a CDS encoding DUF2207 domain-containing protein → MLKQLFLFIVCITSTFSLFSQSESILSFHSEIKIDTSSAITVAETIKIYATGTIFKRGITRTIPIEKIDSLGRKSKIDFKILSVEKDGRISKFHTETANGKVIIYVGEKDVFLNKGNYEYTITYRMIGHIGFFNNYDEIYWNVNGFEWNLPFEKVSSQVTLPLGGEITKNACYTGVYGSNATNCNARIVSNNSIHFNADNLKAGENLTIAVGFNKGIVNQPPPPTFMQKFGALILGVFVSFLLLFYYGYTWLKFGVDPVKPTVFPQFDVPENMTPASVGMIDKQRYYGDLITGSILNLAVNGYLKIEEDIESYIFGLFKTKRYIIHKLKEGAEINKNEEHVLFSKLFSDKSSLVLDGKYDKKVESAVAVFKASLKKQHHSLIYQGINLKFWIVPILALVTYGFLFVFLSTQYFEGDNDMLSFFLFIVVNVFFFLFYQYLIRKPAVEKLRLKSLIDGFKMYMSAAEEKQISRFNPPNLTPEIFEKLLPYAIVLGAEDVWGEKFQNLIDKSIIDKNYKPIWYVGNIGNFSAFNHSLNSTLSNSISRSATPPSSSSSGSSGGGFSGGGGGGGGGGGW, encoded by the coding sequence ATGTTGAAACAGCTATTTCTATTTATTGTATGTATTACCAGCACTTTTTCTTTGTTTTCGCAAAGTGAAAGTATCCTTTCTTTTCATTCAGAAATAAAAATAGATACATCCAGTGCAATTACTGTAGCTGAAACCATTAAAATTTATGCCACAGGGACTATTTTTAAAAGAGGGATTACTCGAACCATTCCAATTGAAAAAATAGATAGTTTGGGTAGAAAAAGCAAAATAGATTTTAAGATTTTATCTGTAGAAAAAGATGGTCGAATTTCCAAATTTCATACAGAAACAGCAAATGGTAAAGTTATTATTTACGTAGGGGAGAAGGATGTTTTTTTAAATAAAGGCAACTATGAGTATACGATAACATATCGTATGATAGGGCATATAGGTTTTTTTAATAATTATGATGAAATTTACTGGAACGTTAATGGTTTTGAGTGGAACTTACCTTTTGAGAAAGTTTCAAGTCAAGTAACGCTTCCTTTAGGAGGGGAAATCACTAAAAATGCTTGCTATACAGGAGTATATGGTAGTAATGCCACAAATTGTAATGCTAGAATTGTATCAAACAATAGTATTCATTTTAATGCTGATAACTTAAAGGCAGGTGAAAATTTAACTATTGCTGTAGGTTTTAATAAAGGTATTGTAAACCAACCGCCACCACCAACATTTATGCAAAAGTTTGGTGCTCTTATTTTAGGTGTATTTGTGAGTTTTTTACTTTTGTTTTACTATGGTTATACTTGGTTGAAATTTGGGGTAGACCCTGTAAAACCTACTGTGTTTCCTCAGTTTGATGTGCCAGAAAACATGACGCCAGCTTCTGTGGGAATGATAGATAAACAACGTTATTATGGTGATCTGATAACAGGCTCTATATTAAATTTAGCAGTTAACGGGTATCTTAAAATAGAAGAAGATATTGAATCATATATTTTTGGTTTGTTTAAAACCAAACGTTATATAATTCATAAGTTAAAGGAGGGAGCAGAAATAAATAAAAATGAAGAACATGTTTTGTTTTCAAAATTATTTTCAGACAAATCGTCCTTAGTTTTAGATGGCAAATACGATAAAAAAGTAGAAAGTGCCGTTGCTGTATTTAAAGCCTCATTAAAAAAACAACACCATAGTTTAATTTATCAGGGTATTAATTTAAAGTTTTGGATTGTTCCGATATTAGCGTTAGTTACTTATGGTTTCTTATTTGTTTTTCTATCTACTCAATACTTTGAAGGTGATAATGACATGTTGTCTTTCTTTTTATTTATTGTTGTAAACGTTTTTTTCTTCTTATTTTACCAATATTTAATTCGTAAACCTGCTGTTGAAAAACTTCGCCTTAAATCTTTAATTGATGGATTTAAAATGTATATGAGTGCAGCAGAAGAAAAGCAAATTTCCAGATTTAATCCACCCAATTTAACCCCTGAAATTTTTGAAAAGTTATTGCCATATGCTATTGTGTTAGGCGCTGAAGATGTATGGGGAGAAAAATTTCAAAATCTAATAGACAAATCCATAATTGATAAAAATTACAAGCCTATCTGGTATGTTGGTAATATTGGCAATTTTTCTGCTTTTAACCACTCATTGAATTCAACCTTATCCAATTCTATTAGTCGTTCAGCAACACCTCCTTCTAGCAGCAGCAGTGGTTCTTCTGGTGGTGGTTTTTCAGGCGGCGGTGGAGGCGGCGGCGGTGGAGGCGGTTGGTAA
- a CDS encoding DNA cytosine methyltransferase produces MKENKKRWIHKGETEIENKIKVISLFSGSGGLDLGFLATGKYDIIFANDFNSQACETYSHNIGDHIVCEDIQKITHLKYADIIVGGPPCQGFSLANPSRAFDDPRNHLFKEYARILKEVQPKMFLMENVSGMVTMQKGNVFELIKKELSNCGYNLFHKLLNAKDFGVPQNRRRIIIIGVRKDIKEPFKFPTPTHDETNYLTVENSLLDTPIPESNPNHLIGKLTDLNLKRIQNIPEGGSMKDCPMHLQNNSDLNRSMRRLSRKNVSHTIVHNNCDHYYHPIENRRITIREMARIQGYPDDYIFFGSKSEQSRQVGNSVPIGLGKALAKSIYDFFNKIHLK; encoded by the coding sequence ATGAAAGAAAACAAAAAAAGATGGATTCATAAGGGTGAAACTGAAATTGAAAATAAAATTAAGGTTATTTCTTTATTCTCAGGTAGTGGCGGTTTAGATTTGGGTTTTTTAGCAACGGGAAAATATGATATTATTTTTGCAAATGACTTTAATAGTCAAGCCTGCGAAACTTATTCGCATAATATTGGGGACCATATTGTTTGTGAAGATATTCAGAAAATTACCCATTTAAAATATGCGGATATAATTGTTGGAGGCCCTCCTTGTCAGGGATTTTCCTTAGCCAATCCGTCAAGAGCTTTTGATGACCCAAGAAATCATCTTTTTAAAGAATACGCAAGGATTTTAAAAGAAGTACAACCTAAAATGTTTTTAATGGAAAATGTTTCAGGGATGGTAACCATGCAAAAAGGAAACGTTTTTGAACTTATAAAGAAAGAACTCTCAAATTGCGGCTATAATTTATTTCATAAACTCCTTAATGCTAAAGATTTTGGTGTTCCTCAAAACAGAAGAAGAATTATTATTATAGGTGTTAGAAAAGACATTAAAGAGCCTTTTAAATTTCCAACACCTACTCATGATGAAACTAATTATTTAACTGTTGAGAATAGTCTTTTGGACACCCCTATCCCCGAAAGCAACCCAAATCACTTAATTGGTAAACTGACTGATTTAAATTTAAAAAGAATACAAAATATTCCTGAAGGAGGTTCCATGAAAGATTGTCCTATGCACCTCCAAAACAATAGTGATTTAAACAGGTCTATGCGACGACTAAGTCGGAAAAATGTTAGTCATACTATTGTGCATAACAACTGCGACCATTATTACCACCCCATTGAAAACAGAAGAATAACAATCAGGGAAATGGCAAGAATTCAAGGTTATCCAGATGATTATATTTTTTTTGGCAGTAAATCTGAACAGTCTCGCCAAGTAGGAAATAGTGTACCAATAGGTTTAGGTAAAGCTTTAGCCAAATCTATCTATGATTTCTTTAATAAAATACATTTAAAGTAA
- the sppA gene encoding signal peptide peptidase SppA yields MNFFKRVLSTVTGIFVFFSICIVFLLLIGFIFGANSDSLVAVKPNSVLQLKLDFPIKDYAGKIEFKDYPFLNEEEKNGLFNIINAIKYAETDDNIKGISIENNFINAGISQTKALRDALLEFKESGKFITAYSDIYSQKDYYLSSVADSIYLNPTGILEFKGLSSEQLYFKDFQENTGLKFEVVRFGKYKSAVEPFLLNEMSDENREQIFSLMNTIWYEIKKEISESRMVSVEQLNNIADSLLTRNASLAIASKLVDKVGYYDEYVNSLKNVVGVNLEDDLETITVLDYVYSTSNKLSPINKNKIAVIFAEGEIIYGEGDVNYVGQGTMRASLEKARKDDNIKAVVLRINSPGGSALASELIWREIELTKKIKPVIVSMGDLAASGGYYIACNADKIIAEPTTITGSIGVFGLLPNVKGLADNWGINAEQVVTNTNAITYSLFEPLSEMQHDFLKEGIIDVYELFTNRVAVGRNMSQDAVKNIAEGRVWTGVDALNNGLVDELGGLDLALQRAAEFAEIEDYKVSEFPVFEKDLDKIFESFGLIKSKETILMEELGEENYKILKEIKTMSQRKGVQLLLPYRLDIK; encoded by the coding sequence ATGAATTTTTTTAAGCGCGTCTTGTCTACTGTTACTGGAATTTTTGTGTTCTTTAGTATTTGTATTGTTTTTTTATTGTTAATAGGATTTATATTTGGTGCTAATTCAGATAGTTTAGTTGCTGTTAAACCAAATTCTGTTTTACAACTCAAATTAGATTTCCCTATAAAAGATTATGCGGGTAAAATAGAATTTAAAGATTATCCTTTTTTAAACGAAGAAGAAAAAAATGGCTTGTTTAATATTATAAATGCTATAAAATATGCTGAAACCGATGATAATATAAAAGGAATTTCTATTGAAAATAATTTTATTAATGCAGGAATTTCTCAAACTAAAGCCTTGCGCGATGCATTATTGGAATTTAAAGAATCAGGTAAATTTATCACGGCGTATTCAGATATATATAGTCAAAAAGATTACTATTTAAGTTCAGTTGCAGACAGCATTTATTTAAACCCTACAGGCATTTTGGAGTTTAAAGGCTTATCTTCAGAGCAATTATATTTTAAAGATTTTCAAGAAAATACAGGTTTAAAATTTGAAGTAGTAAGATTTGGTAAGTATAAAAGTGCTGTAGAGCCTTTTTTATTGAATGAAATGAGTGATGAGAACAGAGAACAAATTTTTAGTTTAATGAATACTATTTGGTACGAGATTAAAAAGGAAATATCTGAAAGTAGAATGGTTTCAGTTGAACAACTTAATAATATTGCAGATAGTTTACTCACTAGAAATGCTTCTTTGGCAATAGCATCTAAATTGGTAGATAAAGTAGGATATTATGATGAGTATGTAAATAGCCTAAAAAACGTAGTTGGTGTAAATTTGGAGGATGATTTAGAGACAATAACGGTATTAGATTATGTTTATTCTACATCAAATAAATTATCTCCTATTAATAAAAACAAAATAGCAGTTATCTTTGCTGAAGGTGAGATTATTTATGGTGAAGGAGATGTAAATTATGTAGGACAAGGTACGATGAGAGCGTCTTTAGAAAAGGCTCGAAAAGATGATAATATAAAGGCCGTAGTATTGAGAATTAATTCTCCAGGTGGTAGCGCATTAGCAAGTGAGCTTATATGGCGTGAAATAGAATTGACAAAAAAAATAAAACCAGTTATAGTGTCCATGGGAGATTTGGCAGCTTCTGGCGGATATTATATTGCTTGCAATGCAGATAAAATTATTGCCGAACCTACCACAATTACAGGCAGTATAGGTGTTTTTGGACTTCTGCCAAATGTTAAGGGTTTAGCTGATAATTGGGGTATTAATGCAGAGCAAGTTGTTACCAATACCAATGCGATAACTTATAGTTTGTTTGAGCCATTAAGCGAAATGCAACATGATTTTTTAAAAGAAGGTATTATTGATGTATATGAATTATTTACAAACCGCGTTGCTGTAGGTAGAAATATGTCTCAAGATGCTGTTAAAAACATAGCCGAAGGTCGTGTTTGGACAGGAGTTGATGCTTTAAATAATGGTTTAGTAGATGAGTTAGGAGGTTTGGATTTAGCGCTACAAAGAGCAGCTGAATTTGCTGAAATAGAGGATTATAAAGTAAGTGAATTTCCTGTTTTTGAAAAAGATTTGGATAAGATTTTTGAAAGTTTTGGATTAATAAAATCAAAAGAAACTATTTTAATGGAAGAATTGGGAGAGGAAAACTATAAAATACTAAAAGAGATTAAAACGATGTCTCAACGAAAAGGGGTTCAACTTCTTTTACCTTATCGGTTAGATATAAAATAA
- a CDS encoding AMP-binding protein: MTPNYTNVHVKFKLDGLYYTYDDLMEVAYSYVKEGEPYQQELGDFLLSWLDEKDYIEVKTSGSTGKPKKIKIKKQAMVNSAIVTGDYFGLKPGDKVLHCLPSNFIAGKMMIVRAIILGLELDMTEPAVLPLIDYEKDYTFCAFTPMQLKSFSKYLLNIKMAIVGGGQVPESTIEIIKDKKPMVYETYGMTETVSHIAVKRLNNFNDSESISNNYFKTLPNISISQDDRGCLVIDAPLLSDETIVTNDLVKIHSETEFEWLGRYDNVINSGGIKLFPEQIEKKLRSKIKEQFFIASKPDDMFGDKLILVLEKKTNDLDLSVFNDLDKYEKPKEVFNIAKFIETASGKIHRKKNLQKLNISVK; encoded by the coding sequence ATGACACCAAATTATACCAATGTACACGTAAAGTTTAAGTTAGATGGTTTATACTATACTTATGACGATCTTATGGAAGTAGCATATAGCTATGTTAAAGAAGGGGAGCCATATCAGCAAGAGTTAGGCGATTTTTTACTTAGTTGGTTAGATGAAAAAGATTATATTGAGGTTAAAACTTCTGGCTCAACTGGAAAACCGAAAAAAATAAAAATAAAGAAGCAGGCTATGGTAAATTCAGCCATTGTTACTGGTGATTATTTTGGTTTAAAACCAGGAGATAAAGTGCTACATTGTTTGCCTTCAAACTTTATTGCTGGGAAAATGATGATTGTTAGAGCTATTATACTTGGGCTTGAATTAGATATGACTGAACCAGCTGTACTTCCTTTAATTGATTACGAAAAAGACTATACATTTTGTGCATTTACACCTATGCAACTTAAAAGTTTTTCTAAGTATTTATTGAATATTAAAATGGCTATTGTTGGTGGTGGACAGGTACCAGAATCAACCATTGAAATCATTAAGGATAAAAAACCTATGGTTTATGAAACCTATGGTATGACAGAAACAGTATCACATATTGCTGTAAAAAGATTGAACAACTTTAATGATTCAGAATCCATTTCCAATAATTATTTTAAAACGTTACCAAATATATCTATTTCTCAAGATGATAGAGGTTGCTTGGTAATAGATGCGCCTTTGCTTTCAGACGAAACCATCGTTACCAATGATTTAGTTAAAATTCATTCCGAAACTGAATTTGAATGGCTAGGTCGCTATGATAATGTTATAAATTCTGGGGGAATTAAATTATTTCCAGAGCAAATAGAAAAGAAGCTTCGAAGTAAAATAAAAGAACAATTTTTTATAGCTTCTAAACCAGATGATATGTTTGGAGATAAGTTAATCTTAGTTTTGGAGAAAAAAACGAATGATTTAGATCTTTCTGTTTTTAATGATTTAGATAAATATGAAAAGCCTAAAGAAGTGTTTAATATAGCTAAGTTTATTGAAACAGCTTCAGGTAAAATTCATCGTAAAAAGAACTTACAGAAATTAAATATTTCAGTAAAATAA
- a CDS encoding LemA family protein, with protein sequence MIILYVLIGFVLLAAFYGVGIYNRLVKLKTLVEEAWSGIDVQLKKRYNLIPNLVETVKGYATHEKETFENVTKARSQAQSASTVEGQQVAENQLNKSLLNLFAVAEQYPELKANENFLSLQKELSVVESDIEKSRRYYNGTIRDYNILIDSFPSNIIAGMTNFNKAAFFQIETEEERQNPQVKF encoded by the coding sequence ATGATAATATTATATGTATTAATAGGTTTTGTGTTATTAGCAGCATTTTATGGTGTTGGAATCTATAATAGATTAGTAAAATTAAAAACACTGGTGGAAGAAGCTTGGAGTGGGATAGATGTGCAATTAAAAAAGCGTTATAATTTAATTCCAAATTTAGTAGAAACAGTTAAGGGGTATGCAACTCATGAGAAAGAAACTTTTGAAAATGTAACAAAAGCGAGAAGTCAAGCACAAAGTGCTTCTACTGTTGAAGGGCAACAAGTTGCAGAGAATCAATTGAACAAATCGTTATTAAATTTATTTGCAGTTGCAGAACAGTATCCAGAATTAAAGGCAAATGAGAATTTTTTGAGTTTACAAAAAGAATTATCTGTTGTTGAATCTGATATTGAAAAATCAAGACGTTATTACAACGGTACTATTAGAGATTATAATATTTTAATAGATTCTTTTCCATCAAATATTATAGCTGGTATGACAAACTTCAATAAAGCTGCATTTTTCCAAATTGAAACAGAAGAGGAGAGGCAAAACCCACAAGTAAAATTTTAA